The following are encoded in a window of Desulfuromonas thiophila genomic DNA:
- a CDS encoding EAL domain-containing protein translates to MSCRHCTTTPPWPNGRRTLYISAAHEYILDKIATALFSEGYDCQLAPMQLCCQLEDFAALVTTLAALPDLTETEQRNIHLLPLAPDEALDFGKMAQAKTLETWATLLQARELVWLLDNGSLTVHFQPIVAVADHSIYAYECLARGVLADGSFMAPGPMFTTALKTGLLFNLDRQCRETAIKTAAVKNIYQNIFVNFLPSSIYNPEFCLRDTVHWAQQLEFDPGRIVFEVVETEKVDSLEHLIHILDYYRSKGFRTALDDIGSGFSSLNLFARLQPNIIKLDMELVRDVHRSEIKQSIARALRAMCRDAGCQILAEGIETREEYDWFKALGVDLMQGYYFGKPSAEPRRSL, encoded by the coding sequence ATGTCCTGCCGTCACTGTACCACCACGCCTCCCTGGCCCAATGGCCGTCGCACCCTTTATATCAGTGCCGCGCACGAATACATTCTCGACAAGATCGCCACCGCGCTGTTCTCTGAAGGCTACGACTGTCAGCTGGCTCCGATGCAGCTGTGCTGCCAACTGGAGGATTTTGCCGCGTTGGTCACGACCTTGGCGGCCTTGCCCGATCTGACCGAAACGGAACAGCGCAACATCCATCTGCTGCCGCTGGCCCCCGATGAAGCGCTCGACTTCGGCAAGATGGCCCAGGCCAAAACCCTGGAAACCTGGGCCACCCTGCTGCAGGCGCGCGAGCTGGTCTGGCTGCTCGACAACGGTTCTTTGACAGTACACTTCCAGCCGATTGTCGCTGTGGCCGATCACAGCATCTACGCCTATGAATGTCTGGCCCGCGGGGTGCTGGCCGATGGCAGCTTCATGGCCCCAGGACCGATGTTTACCACCGCCCTGAAGACAGGCCTGCTGTTCAACTTGGACCGGCAATGCCGGGAGACAGCCATCAAGACCGCTGCGGTCAAGAACATTTACCAGAATATCTTTGTCAATTTCCTGCCCTCCTCCATCTACAACCCCGAATTCTGCCTGCGCGACACCGTCCATTGGGCCCAACAACTGGAATTTGACCCAGGCCGAATCGTGTTCGAGGTGGTCGAAACAGAAAAGGTCGACAGCCTTGAGCACCTGATCCATATTCTCGACTACTACCGCAGCAAGGGCTTTCGCACCGCTCTCGACGATATCGGCAGCGGCTTTTCCTCTCTCAACCTGTTTGCCCGCCTGCAACCGAATATCATCAAACTCGACATGGAACTGGTGCGTGACGTGCACCGGTCAGAAATCAAGCAATCCATTGCCCGCGCCCTGCGGGCCATGTGCCGTGACGCCGGTTGCCAGATTCTGGCCGAAGGCATCGAAACCCGCGAGGAGTACGACTGGTTCAAGGCGCTCGGGGTCGATCTGATGCAGGGCTATTATTTCGGCAAACCATCGGCCGAGCCACGCCGCAGCCTCTGA
- a CDS encoding calcium/sodium antiporter produces the protein MEGLLAGGAVLIGLVVLLYSADRFVDGAVGVSRHFGMPTLLIGMVVIGFGTSAPEMVVSAISALQGNPGLALGNAYGSNITNIALILGLTAVLRPIAVHSHALRKELPLLLLMTLVAAVQLWDGHLSRLDALVLLLLFAGWMGWSIRQAWRRPGDALGSELEQDLILQPLPLRRAVALVLLGLVLLTLSSRLLVWGAVRLAQGFGVSDLIIGLTIVAIGTSLPELASSLAATRKGEHDLVLGNVLGSNLFNTLAVVGIAGAIEPLVVEPAVLGRDMLTVAVLTAALLLFGFGFTGFGRGRINRFEGALLLVAYGAYNGFLVWSLL, from the coding sequence ATGGAGGGACTCTTGGCCGGTGGTGCGGTCCTCATCGGTCTGGTGGTGCTGCTTTACAGTGCTGACCGGTTTGTTGATGGCGCTGTCGGGGTGTCGCGCCATTTTGGCATGCCGACCTTGCTGATTGGCATGGTGGTCATCGGTTTCGGTACCTCGGCGCCGGAGATGGTGGTGTCGGCCATTTCTGCCCTGCAGGGCAATCCGGGATTGGCGCTGGGTAATGCCTATGGTTCGAATATCACCAATATTGCCCTGATTCTGGGGCTGACGGCGGTGCTCCGGCCCATTGCCGTGCATTCCCATGCCCTGCGCAAGGAATTGCCCCTGTTGTTGCTGATGACCCTGGTGGCGGCGGTGCAGCTGTGGGATGGTCATCTCAGCCGTCTCGACGCGCTGGTGCTGCTGCTGCTGTTCGCCGGCTGGATGGGCTGGTCGATCCGGCAGGCATGGCGTCGCCCCGGTGATGCCCTTGGCAGCGAACTGGAACAGGATCTGATACTGCAGCCGCTGCCATTGCGACGGGCTGTGGCTCTGGTGCTGCTGGGTCTGGTGCTGCTGACCCTCAGTTCCCGCCTGCTGGTCTGGGGCGCGGTACGGCTGGCGCAGGGCTTTGGCGTCAGCGATCTGATCATTGGCCTGACCATTGTCGCCATCGGTACCTCGCTGCCTGAACTGGCCTCGTCGCTGGCGGCCACCCGCAAGGGCGAACACGATCTGGTGCTGGGCAATGTCCTGGGTTCCAATCTGTTCAATACCCTGGCGGTGGTCGGCATCGCCGGTGCCATTGAACCCCTGGTGGTGGAGCCGGCCGTGCTTGGGCGCGACATGCTGACCGTGGCCGTGTTGACCGCCGCGCTGCTGCTGTTCGGCTTCGGTTTCACCGGTTTTGGCCGTGGTCGCATCAATCGTTTCGAGGGGGCGCTGCTGCTGGTTGCCTATGGCGCCTACAACGGTTTTCTGGTGTGGAGTCTGTTGTGA
- a CDS encoding GNAT family N-acetyltransferase, translating into MGRLQIREAVLEDLDFLHQLEGCCFPCHRQSSRRSLRTSITSASQQTYILERIKNKLPPAPVGAATVFCYKHALRIYSIAIHPDYRGHGMGDFLLRYLIGLAQLRGCDRLTLEADSHNRALIDWYRKFSFVTVEQLEDYYGPGEPACRMVHRLRQTPDSALFTGNVIVVDQVRRWRFAIPGVEIVSARDYLSAERFRNSERYHVLNLCQSYRTHSLGYYVSLLAAARNHRLIPSVMAMKDVANMAIAQSLTEEIRPFLDDKLQRIGPDGLELMVVLGKTPRREFADLAKKLFTLFEIPFFIVQFARNGSWKIRQIRPLSLTQVTRSQPELFQEAVTRYFQKKRHRRTQLKQYKYDLAILVDPKEKTPPSCPQALERFRRAGEQIGFFVEFIGKMDYRRICEFDALFIRETTAIENHTYRFARHAYTEGLVVIDDPWSILHCSNKIYLHERLARARLRQPRSWLLTKTAATPERLRALPFPLVLKLPESSFSLGVYKVGDLSALQIRLKQMFAQSDLVIAQEFLETAFDWRIGVLDHAPLFACKYYMARGHWQVYNWGDETSADFAGQSEAIPLQQVPPHILKAAVKSSSLIGDGLYGVDLKDVQGQAYVIEINDNPNIDVGIEDALLQDELYLRIMASFFSRIERERHQPRYLL; encoded by the coding sequence ATGGGCCGCCTGCAGATCCGCGAAGCTGTTTTGGAGGATCTCGATTTTCTGCACCAGCTGGAAGGCTGCTGCTTCCCCTGCCATCGGCAGAGCAGCCGCCGTTCACTGCGGACCAGCATTACCAGTGCCAGTCAGCAGACCTACATTCTCGAACGCATCAAGAACAAACTGCCGCCGGCGCCGGTGGGGGCGGCCACGGTGTTCTGCTACAAGCATGCTCTGCGCATCTATTCCATCGCCATCCATCCGGATTATCGTGGTCACGGCATGGGTGATTTTCTGCTGCGTTACCTCATCGGTCTGGCCCAGCTGCGTGGCTGTGACCGCTTGACCCTGGAGGCCGACAGCCACAACCGGGCGCTGATCGATTGGTACCGCAAATTCTCCTTTGTCACCGTTGAACAGCTGGAGGACTATTATGGACCGGGCGAACCGGCCTGCCGCATGGTGCACCGCCTGCGCCAGACGCCGGACAGTGCCCTGTTCACCGGCAACGTGATCGTGGTCGATCAAGTGCGGCGCTGGCGTTTTGCCATTCCCGGTGTCGAAATCGTCTCGGCTCGTGACTACCTGTCGGCCGAGCGCTTTCGCAACAGCGAACGCTACCATGTGCTGAATCTGTGCCAGTCGTACCGTACCCACAGCTTGGGCTATTATGTGTCGCTGCTGGCGGCGGCCCGCAACCACCGGCTGATACCCTCGGTGATGGCGATGAAGGATGTCGCCAACATGGCCATCGCCCAGAGCCTGACCGAGGAGATCCGTCCCTTTCTTGATGACAAGCTGCAGCGCATCGGGCCGGACGGCCTGGAGCTGATGGTGGTGCTGGGCAAGACGCCGCGGCGCGAGTTCGCCGATCTGGCCAAGAAGCTGTTCACCCTGTTCGAGATTCCCTTTTTTATTGTCCAGTTCGCCCGTAACGGCAGCTGGAAGATTCGCCAGATCAGGCCGCTGAGCCTGACACAGGTAACGCGCAGCCAGCCGGAACTGTTTCAGGAGGCGGTCACCCGCTATTTCCAGAAAAAACGCCACCGCCGCACCCAGCTCAAGCAATACAAGTACGATCTGGCGATTCTGGTCGATCCGAAGGAAAAAACCCCGCCGTCCTGTCCGCAGGCGCTGGAGCGGTTCCGCCGGGCCGGCGAGCAGATCGGCTTTTTTGTCGAGTTCATCGGCAAGATGGACTATCGCCGCATCTGCGAGTTCGATGCCCTGTTCATCCGCGAAACCACGGCCATCGAGAACCATACCTACCGCTTTGCCCGTCATGCCTACACCGAGGGGCTGGTGGTGATTGACGATCCCTGGTCAATTTTGCACTGTTCCAACAAGATCTACCTGCATGAACGGCTGGCTCGCGCCCGCCTGCGTCAGCCGCGTTCCTGGCTGCTGACGAAAACCGCCGCCACGCCCGAGCGCTTGCGCGCGCTGCCGTTTCCGCTGGTACTGAAACTGCCGGAGAGTTCCTTTTCCCTGGGCGTCTACAAGGTTGGGGACCTGAGCGCCCTGCAGATCCGCCTGAAGCAGATGTTCGCCCAGAGCGATCTGGTGATTGCCCAGGAGTTTCTCGAAACGGCCTTCGACTGGCGCATTGGCGTGCTCGACCATGCGCCGCTGTTCGCCTGCAAGTACTACATGGCCCGCGGTCACTGGCAGGTGTACAACTGGGGCGATGAAACCTCGGCCGATTTTGCCGGCCAGTCCGAGGCCATTCCCCTGCAGCAGGTGCCGCCCCACATTCTCAAAGCGGCGGTCAAATCGTCCTCTCTCATCGGCGACGGCCTCTATGGCGTCGATCTGAAGGATGTTCAGGGGCAGGCCTATGTCATCGAGATCAATGACAATCCCAATATCGACGTCGGCATCGAAGATGCCCTGCTGCAGGATGAACTTTACCTGCGCATCATGGCTTCGTTTTTCAGCCGCATCGAGCGCGAACGCCATCAGCCGCGTTATCTGCTTTAA